A window from bacterium encodes these proteins:
- a CDS encoding Crp/Fnr family transcriptional regulator, whose product MNSHYARLNRIAGQPRRLEAAQFAYHQGDDVEAIYLLRWGSVRLARLSLDGHETTLAHFGEGVCFGEAEVLLGLESRECFAQATCDVVIAPILLRNLGPDDIAELNRLAVNRLYRAQLCMAEMIGQHPSKRVASLLRYLSSHGATIRLSHDEIGMTTDCPKEVVSQTLRQLAKVGAVAVERGAIKVLDRRLLEA is encoded by the coding sequence ATGAATTCCCACTACGCTCGTCTCAACCGCATCGCAGGGCAGCCTCGCCGACTTGAGGCCGCTCAGTTCGCCTACCACCAGGGCGACGACGTCGAGGCCATCTACCTCCTCCGCTGGGGATCCGTCCGATTGGCTCGGCTGTCGCTCGACGGGCACGAGACCACGCTGGCTCATTTCGGCGAGGGCGTCTGCTTCGGAGAGGCGGAGGTCCTGCTCGGGCTCGAAAGCCGGGAATGCTTCGCTCAGGCAACCTGCGATGTCGTCATCGCGCCCATCCTCTTGCGCAACCTCGGTCCCGATGACATTGCTGAACTGAATCGCCTGGCCGTGAACCGACTCTACCGGGCTCAGCTCTGCATGGCGGAGATGATTGGTCAGCACCCGTCCAAGCGCGTGGCCAGCCTCTTGCGCTACCTCTCGAGCCATGGGGCGACGATTCGCCTCTCGCACGACGAGATCGGCATGACCACCGATTGTCCGAAGGAGGTTGTGTCGCAGACCTTGCGGCAACTCGCCAAGGTGGGTGCCGTCGCCGTCGAGCGCGGGGCGATCAAGGTTCTCGACCGCCGTCTGCTCGAAGCGTAG
- a CDS encoding bifunctional DNA primase/polymerase, giving the protein MQERIFHTEHALEIARLGLPVFPLWWPRDGGCACRAGRECRQPGKHPRILGWQQEATTDETKIRQWWAHWPMANIGVATGRITDSSHPGTMVLDVDAAAEGIESLAALEAAHGPLPETVEVLTGRSNLDGVRGRHIYFRHPGLPLGNSVKKLGPGLDLRCDGGLVVGPGSVHASGQVYEWEIAHHPEDMAFAEAPRWLLDLILIGTRQIPVTNTTAWTEPDGLPPVEVRIERAKAWLAGREPAVQGQGGSSHTMGLCSVVTRGFALERDEDALEALSDWNARCAPPWDDRPEAKAADSLLRKIREARTKSYICGIADKLQPPRRAYFGSQLTSAVEAEQPEPGEAEEVRILAITGSHGELPNLVKASERALRMQPIYSFGGSLVTVRSGAGGPSLLLTAKDHLRLMVNQVIGFAKPAGKEYRPCWPPDEVLGGLLNKGAWDLPEITSIVETPTLRPDGTILDAPGFDAQTGIMFVSGAEAWEPVPDEPTKDQVEEAFLWLNEPFVDFPFQAPHHRAAAVAALITAVIRPAIAGPVPMFLFDATTPGTGKGLLANVISIVATGRRVPIISPVSDDEEMRKLITSLAMEGARMVVFDNVARSIGGPALDAALTSTWWRGRILGTNRTFSGPLKPFWGATGNNIPVKGDMVRRVVSIRMASMVEDPETRQDFVHPDLLAWVRQNRSELVKAALTVVRAHVVARPERPAGLPRLGGFEEWDDLVRAPLVWHRLPDILEGKKEIRRQDGETMAFGAVLEAWHKLFRNEPRTLQVVKRTTDGNMDGDVGILRDALIELAPSKDGKDWDPVRVRSCFRRYQGRVFGGLCLSVGDRAKSGMRWWVDSIDP; this is encoded by the coding sequence ATGCAGGAACGTATCTTCCATACCGAGCATGCCCTCGAGATCGCGCGGCTCGGGCTCCCGGTCTTTCCACTCTGGTGGCCCCGCGATGGCGGCTGTGCCTGCCGCGCCGGCCGGGAGTGTCGGCAACCCGGGAAGCACCCGCGCATCCTGGGTTGGCAGCAGGAGGCGACGACCGACGAGACCAAGATTCGCCAGTGGTGGGCGCACTGGCCCATGGCGAACATCGGGGTGGCAACCGGCCGCATCACCGATTCGTCGCACCCCGGGACCATGGTGCTCGACGTCGACGCCGCGGCCGAGGGCATCGAATCGCTCGCCGCGCTCGAGGCTGCCCACGGTCCACTCCCGGAGACGGTAGAGGTCCTGACGGGACGCTCCAACCTCGACGGCGTTCGCGGCCGCCACATCTACTTTCGGCACCCCGGTCTGCCCCTCGGGAACTCGGTCAAGAAGCTGGGCCCCGGGCTCGACCTTCGCTGCGACGGGGGGCTGGTTGTCGGTCCCGGCAGCGTCCATGCGAGCGGACAGGTCTACGAGTGGGAGATCGCCCACCATCCGGAGGACATGGCCTTCGCGGAGGCTCCGCGCTGGCTGCTCGACCTCATCCTGATTGGGACGCGGCAGATCCCGGTCACGAACACGACCGCCTGGACCGAGCCCGATGGGCTTCCGCCCGTCGAGGTCCGCATCGAACGCGCCAAAGCATGGCTCGCCGGCCGTGAGCCGGCAGTCCAAGGCCAGGGCGGCAGCAGCCACACGATGGGCCTCTGCTCCGTCGTGACCCGTGGGTTCGCCCTCGAGCGTGACGAAGACGCCCTCGAGGCCTTGTCGGACTGGAACGCTCGCTGCGCCCCGCCCTGGGATGATCGGCCCGAGGCCAAGGCTGCGGATAGCCTCCTGCGGAAGATCCGGGAAGCGAGAACCAAGAGCTACATCTGCGGCATCGCCGACAAGCTCCAGCCGCCACGGCGCGCCTACTTCGGCAGCCAGCTCACGAGCGCGGTCGAGGCCGAGCAACCGGAACCAGGCGAAGCGGAAGAGGTCCGGATTCTCGCCATCACGGGCAGCCATGGCGAGCTGCCGAACCTCGTCAAGGCTTCCGAGCGGGCGCTGCGCATGCAGCCGATCTATTCATTCGGCGGCAGCCTCGTGACCGTGCGCAGCGGCGCGGGGGGCCCGAGCCTGCTCCTGACCGCCAAGGATCACCTCCGACTCATGGTCAACCAGGTCATCGGATTCGCGAAGCCCGCGGGCAAGGAGTACCGACCATGCTGGCCGCCCGACGAGGTCCTCGGTGGCTTGCTGAACAAGGGAGCTTGGGACCTGCCTGAGATAACGAGCATCGTCGAGACCCCGACTCTGCGACCCGACGGAACGATCCTGGATGCGCCCGGCTTCGATGCGCAGACCGGGATCATGTTCGTTTCGGGGGCCGAGGCCTGGGAGCCCGTTCCGGACGAGCCGACCAAGGACCAGGTCGAGGAGGCCTTCCTGTGGCTCAACGAGCCGTTCGTCGACTTCCCCTTCCAGGCTCCCCACCACCGGGCGGCCGCGGTCGCCGCGCTCATCACCGCGGTCATCCGTCCGGCGATCGCCGGCCCCGTCCCGATGTTCCTGTTCGACGCGACGACGCCAGGAACGGGCAAGGGGCTGCTCGCCAACGTCATCTCGATCGTGGCGACCGGGCGCCGGGTCCCCATCATCTCGCCCGTGTCGGACGACGAGGAGATGCGCAAGCTCATCACGTCGCTCGCGATGGAAGGCGCGCGGATGGTCGTCTTCGACAACGTCGCCCGTTCGATCGGTGGCCCCGCACTCGATGCCGCCCTCACGTCGACCTGGTGGAGGGGCCGTATCCTCGGCACGAACCGCACGTTCAGCGGTCCTCTCAAGCCCTTCTGGGGCGCGACCGGGAACAACATCCCGGTGAAGGGCGACATGGTCCGGCGCGTCGTCTCCATCCGCATGGCCTCGATGGTCGAAGACCCCGAGACCCGGCAGGACTTCGTCCATCCCGACCTGCTGGCCTGGGTCCGGCAGAACCGGTCCGAGCTCGTGAAGGCCGCTCTCACCGTCGTGCGTGCCCACGTCGTCGCGAGACCCGAGCGCCCGGCCGGGTTGCCGCGGCTCGGCGGTTTCGAGGAGTGGGACGACCTGGTTCGCGCACCCCTCGTCTGGCACAGGCTCCCGGACATCCTCGAGGGCAAGAAGGAGATTCGCAGGCAGGACGGCGAGACGATGGCTTTTGGTGCCGTGCTCGAGGCGTGGCACAAGCTCTTCCGCAACGAGCCACGGACCCTCCAGGTCGTCAAACGAACGACGGACGGCAATATGGATGGCGACGTCGGAATCCTCCGCGATGCCCTGATCGAACTTGCGCCCAGCAAGGACGGCAAGGATTGGGATCCCGTCCGCGTGCGTAGCTGCTTCCGGCGCTACCAGGGGCGGGTGTTCGGTGGCCTGTGCCTGTCGGTCGGCGATCGTGCGAAGTCGGGGATGAGGTGGTGGGTGGACAGCATCGACCCATGA
- a CDS encoding DNA modification methylase has product MPKPTPKTAEAAAVWVAIGELTPWDQNPRKNEAAVEKVVESIRRFGFGSPILARPNGEVIAGHTRLKAAERLGLDRVPVRYLDLDPADAHLLALADNKLGEIAEWDESLLAEILKDLDPEDAALAGFGAEELEDLLSELEEQEAFLTDPDDVPEVPEEPITKPGDLWMMGRHRLLCGDSTRAEDVERLMNGHKATMVFTDPPYNVDYVGKTKDALKIQNDSMSDADFFRFLLAAYACMLTHTEPGGAIYVCHADSEGTNFRKALVEAGWLLKQCLIWVKSAFVMGRQDYHWQHEPILYGWAPGTAHHWHGDRKQSTVWNFDRPNRSEDHPTMKPVELVERALANSSVRGGKVLDLFGGSGTTLVACEKNGRSAFLMELDPHYCDVIVRRWEQFTGKKADLASGQDSFASA; this is encoded by the coding sequence ATGCCGAAGCCGACTCCCAAGACGGCCGAGGCCGCCGCGGTCTGGGTCGCAATCGGCGAGTTGACGCCGTGGGACCAGAACCCGCGCAAGAACGAGGCCGCGGTCGAGAAGGTCGTCGAGAGCATCCGACGCTTCGGATTTGGCTCGCCGATCCTCGCCCGACCAAACGGCGAGGTCATCGCCGGCCACACGCGGCTCAAGGCCGCCGAGAGGCTCGGCCTCGACCGAGTTCCCGTCCGCTACCTCGACCTCGATCCCGCCGACGCTCACCTCCTGGCGCTCGCCGACAACAAGCTCGGCGAGATTGCCGAGTGGGACGAGTCGCTCCTCGCCGAGATCCTCAAGGACCTCGACCCCGAGGACGCCGCTCTCGCCGGGTTCGGTGCCGAGGAACTCGAAGACCTGCTGTCCGAGCTCGAGGAGCAGGAGGCCTTCCTGACCGATCCCGATGACGTCCCCGAGGTTCCCGAAGAACCGATCACCAAGCCCGGGGACTTGTGGATGATGGGACGCCATCGGCTGCTCTGCGGTGACAGCACGCGAGCCGAGGACGTCGAGCGCCTGATGAACGGTCACAAGGCGACCATGGTCTTCACCGATCCGCCCTACAACGTGGACTACGTGGGCAAGACCAAGGATGCGCTCAAGATCCAGAACGACTCGATGAGCGACGCGGACTTCTTCCGCTTCCTGCTTGCCGCCTACGCGTGCATGCTCACGCACACCGAGCCAGGCGGCGCCATCTACGTCTGCCACGCGGACTCGGAGGGTACCAACTTCCGCAAGGCGCTGGTCGAGGCCGGATGGCTGCTCAAGCAGTGCCTGATCTGGGTCAAGTCGGCGTTCGTCATGGGGCGGCAGGACTACCACTGGCAACACGAACCGATCCTGTACGGCTGGGCGCCAGGCACCGCTCACCACTGGCACGGCGACCGCAAGCAGAGCACCGTCTGGAACTTTGATCGGCCCAACCGGAGCGAAGACCACCCGACGATGAAGCCGGTCGAACTGGTGGAGCGGGCGCTCGCGAACTCGTCGGTCCGGGGCGGCAAGGTGCTCGACCTCTTCGGGGGATCGGGCACGACGCTCGTCGCCTGCGAGAAGAACGGCCGCTCGGCCTTCCTGATGGAACTGGATCCGCATTACTGCGACGTGATCGTTCGGCGTTGGGAGCAGTTCACGGGCAAGAAGGCCGATCTGGCCAGCGGTCAAGACTCTTTCGCAAGCGCCTGA
- a CDS encoding CopG family transcriptional regulator, protein MPRGGHRPGAGRKAAGGSAKGQPVAVRLSPDVLLEIDRLTQDLGLSRSGVVERLLRQALAKES, encoded by the coding sequence ATGCCGAGGGGTGGTCACCGGCCCGGTGCCGGGCGGAAGGCCGCGGGCGGCTCGGCGAAGGGGCAACCGGTGGCCGTCCGCCTCTCTCCCGACGTGCTCCTGGAAATCGATCGGCTGACCCAGGACCTGGGGCTAAGCCGATCCGGCGTCGTCGAACGGCTCCTGCGTCAGGCGCTTGCGAAAGAGTCTTGA
- a CDS encoding recombinase family protein has product MTKTKVVGYVRVSTQEQACEGHSLAAQEAKLRAYAELYDLELVRIETDAGQSGKNLDRPGLQRALDGMRAGDAEALLIPKLDRLTRSVADMARLIDEFFGERSRHKAALLSVADQIDTRTAGGRLVLNVLVSVAQWEREANAERTKAALDHKKSKGEYVGGTRPFGFELDGTRLVAIPQEQEAITLILDLRGQGHTLREIAAELTRRGIGTKRGGRWHVQTVKNILARSSR; this is encoded by the coding sequence ATGACGAAGACGAAGGTTGTCGGCTACGTGAGGGTCAGCACCCAGGAGCAGGCCTGCGAAGGGCACTCCCTGGCGGCGCAAGAGGCGAAACTGCGCGCCTACGCCGAACTCTACGATCTCGAACTGGTCAGGATCGAGACGGACGCCGGGCAAAGCGGCAAGAACCTCGACCGCCCGGGCTTGCAGCGCGCCCTCGACGGCATGCGGGCCGGGGACGCCGAAGCGCTCCTCATCCCCAAGCTCGACCGCCTGACACGCTCCGTCGCCGACATGGCGCGGCTCATCGATGAGTTCTTCGGTGAGCGGTCGCGCCACAAGGCGGCCTTGCTGTCGGTGGCCGACCAGATCGACACCCGCACGGCGGGCGGACGCCTGGTGCTCAATGTGTTGGTGAGCGTGGCGCAGTGGGAGCGCGAGGCGAACGCCGAACGGACCAAGGCGGCCCTCGACCACAAGAAGTCCAAGGGCGAGTACGTGGGGGGCACGCGTCCCTTCGGGTTCGAACTCGACGGCACGCGCCTCGTGGCCATTCCCCAAGAGCAAGAGGCCATCACCCTCATCCTCGATCTACGGGGCCAGGGGCACACCCTCCGTGAGATCGCTGCTGAACTCACGCGGCGAGGAATCGGGACCAAGCGGGGCGGCCGCTGGCACGTGCAGACCGTCAAGAACATCCTTGCTCGGAGCAGTAGGTAA
- the terL gene encoding phage terminase large subunit, with product MGNLSAKDRAAKEAELDALLATLAAHSLREYIQQAWPIIEPGTPFTPGWHIDAIAAHLEAVSKGQIRKLLINMPPRHMKSLAVSVFWPTWEWITKPELGWLFASYAMSLAVRDSVKCRRIIESAWYQRRWSDVYQLTGDQNVKSRYDNTRMGYRVSLSVDSAVTGEGGDRIVIDDPHNVREAESQAIRSTTIAWWREAMSTRANNPKTVGRVVVMQRVHEEDLSGYVLAAEEGWEHLCLPAEFEPRMQAHVTAIGWQDPRQEPGELLWPAQFGPRELADLKVSLGSYGAAGQLQQRPAPAEGGMFKRVWWRFWHLPGQPLPPVTVRLPDGTTHQCPVIARPGAFDLVLQSWDLAFKDTKASDYVVGQVWGRRAADKFLLDQVRDRMNFPETLQAILELSRQHPDATTRMVEDKANGPAVIAALQSQISGLIPVEPQGSKQARAAAASPQVESGNVYLPHPYLAPWVEAFIEEHASFPKGSHDDQVDATSQALNRLGTGIEEPDPVYGFADTTFDPFNSPV from the coding sequence ATGGGGAATCTATCGGCCAAGGATCGCGCTGCCAAGGAGGCGGAGCTCGACGCCCTGCTCGCGACTCTCGCGGCCCATAGCCTGAGGGAGTACATCCAGCAGGCCTGGCCCATCATCGAGCCGGGGACGCCGTTCACCCCGGGCTGGCACATCGACGCGATCGCCGCGCACCTCGAGGCCGTCTCCAAAGGGCAGATCCGCAAGCTCCTGATCAACATGCCGCCGCGGCACATGAAGAGCCTGGCGGTCTCGGTCTTCTGGCCGACCTGGGAGTGGATCACCAAGCCCGAGCTGGGCTGGCTCTTCGCGAGCTATGCGATGTCACTGGCCGTTCGCGACTCGGTCAAGTGCCGCCGCATCATCGAGAGCGCCTGGTACCAGCGCCGCTGGAGCGACGTCTACCAGCTCACGGGCGATCAGAACGTCAAGAGCCGCTACGACAACACACGGATGGGCTACCGCGTGTCGCTTTCGGTGGACAGCGCCGTGACGGGCGAGGGCGGCGATCGCATCGTCATCGACGACCCACACAACGTGCGCGAGGCCGAGTCCCAGGCCATCCGCTCGACCACCATCGCGTGGTGGCGGGAGGCCATGAGCACGCGGGCCAACAACCCCAAGACCGTCGGTCGGGTGGTCGTCATGCAACGGGTCCACGAAGAGGACCTCTCAGGCTACGTGCTGGCCGCCGAGGAAGGATGGGAGCACCTGTGCCTGCCCGCCGAGTTCGAGCCCCGGATGCAGGCCCACGTCACGGCGATCGGCTGGCAAGACCCCCGCCAAGAGCCGGGCGAGCTGCTGTGGCCCGCCCAGTTCGGCCCCCGGGAGCTTGCCGACCTCAAGGTAAGCCTGGGCAGCTACGGCGCCGCCGGCCAGCTGCAGCAACGGCCCGCGCCCGCCGAGGGCGGCATGTTCAAGCGGGTCTGGTGGCGCTTCTGGCACCTGCCAGGCCAACCATTGCCGCCGGTCACGGTGCGCCTACCGGACGGCACGACCCACCAGTGCCCGGTGATCGCCCGTCCCGGCGCCTTCGACCTGGTGCTGCAGAGCTGGGATCTGGCCTTCAAGGACACGAAGGCTTCGGATTACGTCGTGGGGCAGGTCTGGGGGCGTCGGGCTGCGGATAAGTTCCTGCTCGACCAGGTCCGCGACAGGATGAACTTCCCCGAGACCCTGCAGGCCATCCTCGAGCTCTCACGCCAGCATCCCGACGCCACCACCCGCATGGTCGAGGACAAGGCCAACGGCCCGGCCGTGATCGCGGCCCTGCAGAGCCAGATCTCGGGGCTGATCCCCGTGGAGCCCCAGGGCTCCAAGCAGGCCCGAGCGGCGGCCGCGAGCCCCCAGGTCGAGAGCGGGAACGTCTACCTACCGCACCCCTACCTAGCACCCTGGGTCGAGGCCTTCATCGAGGAGCACGCGTCGTTCCCGAAGGGTAGCCACGACGACCAAGTGGATGCCACCAGCCAGGCCCTGAACCGCCTGGGGACCGGTATCGAGGAACCGGATCCGGTCTACGGCTTTGCCGATACGACCTTCGATCCCTTCAACAGCCCCGTGTAA
- a CDS encoding phage tail protein, whose protein sequence is MPVYPQGSLNTAALGSDDIYVVIVPPQNLVIQGIATNVGGIVGTGAWGPVDTPVVLGTPADVKGWFGPIALTPHDLVTDAILAMRQGANNLRAVRVTDGTDTAASANLADTGSGVFAHVTARYTGAVGNAITFKIDPGSNSTPTKPTWKATINRPGYASEVFDRIPGGASFGPYLVSAINNGQSGLRGPSELVRLALTAEASHEAPSQNLVTLVGGSNGDGAVTSAIQLGADGFVRTGMYALRGTGVQHFILAGNTDTATWSSMIAFAVSEGCHAIGAFPTATSSQEAVATKTSLGIDDWHFTPVKDFVSFFDSENNLVRSVTPLGTVLGILCNQSPEQSPGNKPLQGLLGTERTIAGVPYSKAESDLLTNAGINYVTNPIPRGAFFGMRHGLNSSTDPAVNGINYTRMTNFLAYSLASRLGAFVEELQSTHPDDPTRRKAENAITNFLEKLRTPASPDGIGMIDSYDVRMDLSNNSPQSIGQGYLIGYGKVAYLSIVRWFLFYLEGGQTVVVPSASQP, encoded by the coding sequence ATGCCCGTCTATCCGCAGGGATCGCTCAATACCGCGGCACTCGGGTCGGACGACATCTACGTCGTCATCGTCCCGCCGCAGAATCTCGTCATCCAGGGGATCGCCACCAACGTCGGCGGGATCGTGGGCACCGGCGCCTGGGGCCCGGTCGACACGCCCGTCGTCCTCGGGACGCCGGCCGACGTCAAGGGGTGGTTCGGGCCTATCGCCCTCACGCCCCACGACCTCGTGACCGACGCGATCCTCGCCATGCGCCAGGGGGCAAACAACCTGCGCGCGGTGCGGGTCACCGATGGCACGGATACCGCTGCCTCGGCCAACCTGGCCGACACCGGGTCCGGGGTATTCGCCCATGTGACCGCCCGCTACACCGGCGCCGTGGGCAATGCGATCACCTTCAAGATCGACCCTGGCTCGAACTCGACCCCGACGAAGCCGACCTGGAAGGCCACGATCAACCGCCCCGGGTACGCCTCCGAGGTCTTCGATCGGATTCCCGGCGGTGCGTCCTTCGGGCCATACCTGGTGTCGGCGATCAACAACGGGCAGAGCGGCCTGCGTGGGCCCTCCGAGCTCGTGCGACTCGCGCTGACCGCCGAAGCCTCCCACGAGGCTCCGAGTCAGAACCTCGTCACGCTGGTCGGCGGCTCGAACGGTGACGGGGCTGTCACCTCGGCGATCCAGCTCGGCGCCGACGGCTTCGTTCGGACGGGAATGTACGCTCTGCGCGGGACCGGCGTCCAGCACTTCATCCTGGCCGGCAACACCGACACGGCGACCTGGTCATCGATGATCGCCTTCGCTGTCAGCGAGGGGTGCCACGCCATCGGCGCGTTCCCAACCGCTACCTCGAGCCAGGAGGCCGTTGCGACCAAGACCTCGCTCGGCATCGACGACTGGCACTTCACCCCGGTCAAGGACTTCGTCAGCTTCTTCGACAGCGAGAACAACCTGGTTCGCAGTGTGACCCCGCTGGGCACGGTGCTCGGGATCCTGTGTAACCAATCGCCCGAGCAGAGCCCAGGCAACAAGCCGCTACAGGGCCTTTTGGGAACCGAGAGGACCATCGCCGGGGTGCCCTACAGCAAGGCCGAGTCCGACCTCCTGACCAACGCGGGCATCAACTACGTCACCAACCCCATCCCGAGGGGCGCGTTCTTCGGCATGAGGCACGGTCTCAACTCGAGCACGGATCCTGCGGTCAACGGGATCAACTACACGCGGATGACGAACTTCCTCGCCTACTCGCTCGCCTCGAGGCTGGGGGCCTTCGTCGAGGAGCTGCAGAGCACGCATCCCGACGATCCGACCCGGCGCAAGGCCGAGAACGCCATCACGAACTTCCTCGAGAAGCTCAGGACCCCGGCCTCGCCGGATGGCATCGGGATGATCGATTCCTACGACGTGAGGATGGACCTCTCGAATAACTCGCCGCAATCGATCGGTCAGGGCTATCTCATCGGCTACGGGAAGGTCGCCTACCTCTCGATCGTGCGATGGTTCCTGTTCTACCTGGAAGGCGGCCAGACGGTCGTCGTCCCCAGCGCTTCGCAGCCATAG
- a CDS encoding phage tail protein, translating to MADLYLDFGTDLNFAPNGDVQLASGSILTNQRLARRFFTNPQQVDASGATLARADYIFHPNYGTGLGRYVDSLGNATTQRQIELLMAGQARLEASVAPLPVPSASSAFKVTGELDVFLRYATRDGGMVQTGFSLAP from the coding sequence ATGGCCGACCTCTACCTCGACTTCGGGACCGACCTGAACTTCGCCCCCAACGGAGACGTCCAGCTGGCGAGCGGATCCATCCTCACCAATCAGCGGCTGGCCCGCCGGTTCTTCACCAATCCCCAGCAGGTCGACGCCAGCGGGGCGACCCTCGCCAGGGCCGACTACATCTTCCATCCGAACTATGGCACCGGGCTCGGGCGCTACGTGGACAGCCTCGGCAACGCCACCACCCAGCGCCAGATCGAGCTGCTCATGGCCGGTCAGGCGCGCCTCGAGGCGAGCGTCGCGCCGCTGCCCGTGCCGTCGGCGTCATCGGCCTTCAAGGTCACCGGGGAGCTGGATGTCTTTCTGAGGTACGCCACCCGCGACGGCGGCATGGTCCAGACCGGGTTCTCGCTCGCGCCATAG
- a CDS encoding baseplate J/gp47 family protein yields MPIELRQYAEMMDSALSAVATRSGVPLALEPGSVVRAVLEAALLQDLYLQVLLLQVQAAGRASTATGADLDSYFGDFDFPRLPATYDVGQATFSRFTANGSSPTVPVGATIQSNAGQIAYAVLADPSNPDYDEALAGYPLPPDGTTVTATIQAVEPGSLSNVIAGILTVLTSAIPGVDEVVNLQPINNARDAETDTAYRARFVQFLNSLSKATAGAIDAAIEKVQQGLSWVKLENQTPDGAPRPGFFSVVAEDGSGALPTVTHDAISAAVEDVRPFTVGFGVFAPSIVEVSVSMTALLASNADEEKVRSNIRNAIASYLLGRGISGTVYFSRVVQLAIDASPDVIAVENVSLNGAPADVVIGPTQIARPGQILIG; encoded by the coding sequence GTGCCGATCGAACTGCGCCAGTACGCCGAGATGATGGACTCGGCGCTATCCGCCGTGGCCACCCGAAGTGGCGTGCCGCTCGCGCTTGAGCCCGGCTCCGTCGTGCGCGCGGTGCTCGAAGCGGCCCTCCTGCAGGACCTCTACCTGCAGGTGTTGCTGTTGCAGGTCCAGGCGGCCGGCCGGGCGAGCACCGCGACCGGGGCGGACCTCGACTCGTATTTCGGTGACTTCGACTTCCCGAGACTCCCGGCGACCTACGACGTCGGCCAGGCGACCTTCTCGCGCTTCACGGCCAATGGCTCTTCCCCCACGGTCCCCGTGGGCGCCACCATCCAGTCGAACGCGGGCCAGATCGCATATGCCGTGCTCGCCGACCCGTCCAATCCGGACTACGACGAGGCGCTCGCAGGCTATCCGCTCCCGCCGGACGGGACCACGGTGACAGCGACGATCCAAGCCGTGGAGCCCGGCTCCCTGAGCAACGTCATCGCCGGCATTTTGACCGTACTCACCTCGGCCATCCCGGGTGTCGACGAGGTCGTAAACCTCCAACCGATCAACAACGCGAGGGACGCGGAGACTGACACCGCCTACCGGGCCAGGTTCGTCCAGTTCCTGAACTCCCTCTCGAAGGCTACGGCCGGCGCGATCGATGCCGCCATCGAAAAGGTCCAGCAGGGGCTCTCCTGGGTCAAGCTGGAGAACCAGACCCCGGACGGAGCGCCTCGTCCCGGTTTCTTCTCGGTGGTGGCCGAGGACGGCTCGGGTGCGCTGCCGACGGTCACCCACGACGCGATCTCGGCCGCAGTGGAGGACGTGCGACCGTTCACCGTGGGCTTCGGGGTATTCGCGCCGTCGATCGTCGAGGTCTCGGTCTCCATGACCGCCCTGCTCGCGAGCAACGCGGACGAGGAGAAGGTTCGATCGAATATCCGGAACGCGATCGCGAGCTACCTCCTCGGACGGGGCATCAGCGGGACGGTCTACTTCAGCCGGGTCGTACAGCTCGCCATCGATGCATCACCGGACGTCATCGCCGTCGAGAACGTCTCGCTGAACGGAGCCCCGGCCGACGTCGTCATCGGCCCCACCCAGATCGCCCGGCCGGGCCAGATCCTCATCGGTTGA